A single region of the Serinus canaria isolate serCan28SL12 chromosome 11, serCan2020, whole genome shotgun sequence genome encodes:
- the SETD6 gene encoding N-lysine methyltransferase SETD6: MGAELPLPGRARPEPRGAGPRVGSVMASAPKRFKAAVESGAQGKGSADSLSGFLAWCGRAGVELNPKVRLSREGAVAGYGMLAAEELEAGEVLFTIPRTALLSQHTTSIHALLQEAQESLQSQSGWVPLLLALLHEYTASSSQWQPYFSLWQDFRSLDHPMFWPQEERTRLLQGTGIPEAVDKDLANIQLEYNSIILPFMETHPDIFDPKLHTLELYKELVAFVMAYSFQEPLEEEEEDEKGPNPPMMVPVADILNHVANHNANLEYSPQCLRMVTTQPVRKGQEIFNTYGQMANWQLLHMYGFAEPYPGNSHDTADIQMVTLRRAALQRAKSEAQQQLVSEQWDFLCQLEMVGEEGAFVLGWDEVLTEEELSMTLKVLCMSEEEFKEYKEQDGWEDDSDEEENSTLSNEALSRLKAPCKKLLYDSVLLTLESYGADLKAEQDLLNNKEAYEKLSRREQQALHVRYGQKRILHQLLELVQ; this comes from the exons ATGGGGGCGGAGCTCCCGCTACCCGGAAGGGCCCGACCAGAACCACGTGGTGCGGGACCACGTGTTGGCAGCGTCATGGCGTCGGCGCCTAAGAGGTTCAAG GCGGCGGTCGAGAGCGGCGCCCAGGGGAAGGGTAGTGCCGACTCCCTCTCCGGGTTCCTGGCGTGGTGCGGGCGGGCTGGGGTGGAGCTGAACCCCAAG GTCcgcctgagcagggagggcgCGGTGGCGGGGTACGGGATGTTGGCCGCCGAGGAGCTGGAGGCGGGAGAGGTGCTGTTCACCATCCCTCGCACGGCgctgctgtcccagcacacCACCTCCATCCATGCACTCTTGCAGGAAG CCCAGgagtccctgcagagccagtctgGTTGGgtccctctcctgctggccTTGCTTCACGAGtacacagccagcagctcccagtggcAGCCGTATTTCTCCCTCTGGCAGGACTTCCGGAGCCTGGACCACCCCATGTTCTG GCCTCAAGAAGAGCGAAcaaggctcctgcagggcacaggcatCCCAGAAGCTGTGGACAAGGATCTAGCTAACATCCAGCTGGAGTACAACTCCATCATCTTGCCTTTCATGGAGACCCACCCTGACATCTTTGACCCCAAACTGCACACTCTGGAGTTGTATAAGGAGCTGGTGGCATTTGTCATGGCTTACAG CTTTCAGGAGCCtttggaggaggaagaagaagatgagaAGGGGCCCAATCCTCCCATGATGGTGCCTGTAGCAGATATTTTGAATCATGTGGCCAACCACAATGCCAACCTGGAATACTCTCCC CAATGTCTGAGGATGGTTACAACACAGCCCGTGAGGAAAGGACAGGAGATCTTTAACACATATGGGCAGATGGCCaactggcagctgctgcacatgTACGGTTTCGCAGAGCCCTACCCTGGCAACAGCCACGACACAGCCGACATCCAAATGGTGACACTGCGCAGGGCGGCTCTGCAGC GAGCCAAAAGTGAAGCGCAGCAGCAGCTGGTCTCAGAGCAGTGGGActtcctgtgccagctggagaTGGTGGGGGAGGAAGGTGCCTTTGTGCTTGGCTGGGATGAGGTGCTGACAGAGGAAGAGCTGTCCATGACCCTTAAG GTGCTCTGCATGTCAGAAGAAGAATTCAAGGAGTATAAGGAGCAAGATGGCTGGGAAGATGACAGTGATGAAGAGGAAAACTCTACCCTCTCAAATGAGGCCCTTTCCCGACTTAAAGCCCCTTGCAAGAAGCTCCTTTATGACAGTGTGCTGCTGACCCTGGAGTCCTATGGGGCAGacctgaaagcagagcaggacttGCTAAATAACAAGGAGGCTTATGAGAAACTGAGTCGAAGGGAGCAGCAAGCGCTGCATGTGCGCTACGGACAGAAGAGGATCTTGCACCAGCTGCTAGAGCTGGTACAATAG
- the LOC103816834 gene encoding SNF-related serine/threonine-protein kinase-like, with amino-acid sequence MAGAQGCGEGKIAGLYDLERTLGKGHFAVVKLARHVFTGQRVAVKVIDKSKLAGEAAGQLLQEVRCMKLVQHPNVVRLYEVIDTHAKLYLILELGDGGDMFDHIMRHEGGLAEPRAKHYFAQIVHAISYCHKLHVVHRDLKPENVVFFQEQGVVKLTDFGFSNRFQPGKMLTTSCGSLAYSAPEILLGDEYDAPAVDIWSLGVILYMLVCGHPPFQEANDSETLTMIMDCRYTIPPHVSAQCADLISRMLQRDPKQRASLEQIEGHTWLQGVDPSPASRSLLPLTSHKRVSEEEHEIILQAMMCGNIADRDTIQEALEADRYNHITATYFLLAERMLREKLEKQGQRLSLVYNLAKEVQSRPNLSDTFGSAGSAGSLLPFTEIGGLSGASRLPPGGDIGGRQPTGTLLKVPAVDTTITKSTPALQQICEEEEEDDEEEERPSAMERKSSSLNQEQMRAFLRAHRPPGRGEVWGSGVELGGRGGRSGTAWAGKGVSGGRGPPLLRGNGGEPLRREEDTEPGGCSAVFPKERGAILSPQSSSAEVPQVLGAETTPATLPSPADTSPGQGEQISPAQQSVESSGPEGGAESVIKLDPGKSKGGSLRDRLLQFPLCEKALAFKLRPGSKESLLSLGQFNCCHVI; translated from the exons ATGGCCGGGGCGCAGGGCTGCGGCGAGGGCAAGATCGCGGGGCTGTATGACCTGGAGCGCACGCTGGGCAAGGGCCACTTTGCAGTGGTGAAGCTGGCCCGGCACGTCTTCACTGGGCAGCGCGTGGCCGTCAAGGTGATTGACAAGAGCAAGCTGGCAGGGGAGGCAGcggggcagctcctgcaggaggtgcGCTGCATGAAGCTGGTGCAGCACCCCAACGTGGTGCGCCTCTACGAGGTCATCGACACCCATGCCAAGCTCTACCTCATCCTGGAGCTGGGTGACGGTGGGGACATGTTTGACCACATCATGCGGCACGAGGGCGGCCTGGCCGAGCCGCGGGCCAAGCACTACTTTGCCCAGATCGTCCATGCCATCTCCTATTGCCACAAGCTCCACGTGGTGCACCGCGACCTCAAGCCCGAGAACGTGGTCTTCTTCCAGGAGCAAGGGGTGGTCAAACTCACCGACTTTGGCTTCAGCAACCGATTCCAGCCCGGCAAGATGCTCACCACCAGCTGCGGCTCCCTGGCCTACTCGGCACCAGAGATCCTGCTTGGGGATGAGTATGATGCCCCGGCTGTTG ACATCTGGAGCCTGGGAGTCATCCTCTACATGCTGGTGTGTGGCCACCCCCCCTTCCAGGAGGCCAACGACAGCGAGACCCTCACCATGATCATGGACTGCCGCTACACCATCCCCCCGCACGTCTCGGCACAGTGCGCTGA TCTCATCTCCAGGATGCTGCAGCGGGACCCGAAGCAGCGAGCGTCCCTGGAGCAGATCGAGGGCCACACGTGGCTGCAGGGGGTGGACCCGTCCCCTGCCAGCcgctccctgctgcccctcaccTCCCACAAGCGCGTGTCTGAGGAGGAGCACGAGATCATCCTCCAGGCCATGATGTGCGGGAACATCGCGGATCGGGACACCATCCAGGA GGCGCTGGAAGCCGACCGCTACAACCACATCACGGCCACGTATTTCCTGCTGGCAGAGAGGATGCTGCGGgagaagctggagaagcaggGCCAACGCCTCAGTCTCGTTTACAACCTGGCCAAGGAGGTTCAGAGCAG GCCCAACTTGTCAGACACATTTGGCTCTGCGGGCAGCGCCGGCAGCCTCCTGCCCTTCACGGAGATAGGTGGCCTCTCCGGGGCGTCCCGGCTGCCCCCTGGAGGGGACATTGGCGGCCGGCAGCCCACCGGGACCCTGCTGAAGGTCCCTGCCGTTGACACCACCATCACCAAGAGCACCCCGGCCCTGCAGCAGATctgtgaggaggaagaggaggacgacgaggaggaggaaaggCCCAGCGCAATGgagaggaagagcagctctCTGAACCAGGAGCAGATGCGAGCCTTCCTGCGTGCCCACCGCCCGCCTGGCCGCGGGGAGGTCTGGGGGTCGGGCGTTGAGCTGGGGGGCCGGGGAGGGCGCTCGGGGACggcctgggctgggaagggagtgAGTGGGGGTCGGGGTCCCCCCCTTCTGCGGGGAAATGGAGGTGAGCCCCTAAGGAGGGAGGAGGACACAGAGCctgggggctgctcagcagtgtTCCCCAAGGAGAGGGGAGCCATCCTgtcaccccagagcagctcagctgaagTTCCCCAGGTATTGGGGGCAGAGACAACTCCTGCTACCCTCCCGAGTCCTGCAGACACGTCGCCGGGGCAGGGGGAACAGATCAGTCCTGCCCAGCAGTCGGTGGAGAGCTCAGGCCCTGAAGGGGGCGCAGAGAGTGTGATCAAGCTGGACCCGGGCAAGAGCAAGGGGGGCAGCCTGCGGGACAGGCTCCTGCAGTTCCCGCTCTGTGAGAAAGCCCTGGCCTTCAAACTCCGGCCGGGCTCCAAGGAGAGCCTCTTATCACTGGGGCAGTTCAATTGCTGCCATGTCATTTAA
- the AGRP gene encoding agouti-related protein, whose product MLNVLLLCCGLLQGIQAVLDLRTADLSCGHLQKASGGLERVDRARQASLQRKGKEVSAEPAGALPRLGFEQMTLGVQEADGDLLQRGSLLEPQASSTELQAEGREERSPRRCVRLLESCLGHQIPCCDPCATCYCRFFNAFCYCRKISTNFPCGKN is encoded by the exons ATGCTGAacgtgctgctgctgtgctgtgggctgctgcaggggatccaggctgtgctggatcTCAGGACTGCTGACCTCAGCTGTGGCCACCTGCAGAAGGCGAGCGGCGGGCTGGAGCGGGTGGACAGAGCCCGCCAGGCCAGCCTGCAGCGCAAAGGCAAGGAGGTGTCTGCGGAGCCGGCAG GAGCTCTCCCAAGGCTGGGGTTTGAGCAGATGACCCTGGGGGTCCAAGAAGCTGATGGTGACCTTTTGCAGAGAGGCAGCCTGCTGGAACCACAG GCATCATCCACAGAACTGCAAGCTGAGGGCCGTGAGGAGCGCTCCCCCCGCCGCTGTGTCCGTCTCCTGGAGTCCTGCCTGGGCCACCAGATCCCCTGCTGTGACCCCTGTGCCACCTGCTACTGCCGCTTCTTCAACGCCTTTTGCTACTGCAGGAAAATCAGCACCAACTTCCCCTGTGGCAAGAACTAG